In the genome of Carnobacterium pleistocenium FTR1, one region contains:
- the helD gene encoding RNA polymerase recycling motor HelD, with the protein MKDSLSMEQQRVQDVVKQIQSELNQLKETVTHDSAEQKKRLKESGEIKINQGSSESMWESAGELRLIEQDLMIRSKTLLKNQNRVMALEKMVDDPYFGRIDYEDEFGQETIYIGISSVFDEYDNLVVDWRSPIASLYYEGNVGDTISLKIGEEKLALLIELKRQFLIRQAKIIQLLDTDNVMGDPYLLEALEDRSTYQMGAVISTLQKQQNQIVRDTSAKITLIEGVAGSGKTVVLMQKIAYLLYTFRDQLKASEIILFSPNKIFQTYISQVLPELGELNVTSHTFPEFMNQRVPKFALISNQDEELSNVTLLKGSLQFSEALKDYTDRLKSDYMRFSSLSFQDEIIISKEEIKELFYSIESEGTLASKLAFLQTLLLQKIDYFKQTQRTANWVEDVLLSMSDSELRLHESESKNEQKAEETLIDSIIETAYAPVIKRIKRLTFIRYQHQYIHFLKAVPKLLSLAEFSIDEDMWTEHIQQVVTNMAHKQLVLEDIDAFYSLFQLMHGPISSTKYKYICLDEVQDFSPFQLQMLKDFYPTAYFVLSGDLNQNILMKRISFNDLDTIFTGNSFQRYQLLTSYRSTNEIIQFSNRFLEENVATEPNFRKGKKPELILTGKNNHYLDYIKTKVAENEKAGFRTAFIGKNYAEAEHFYQELTTAGIESNLVLKDTDNSHHSVIVIPVQLAKGLEFDSVFALFHYSAPTSSNDLSTAYTICSRAMHELNFIASDAKDSLVSRLEPIDYQLVELN; encoded by the coding sequence TTGAAAGACAGTTTATCTATGGAACAACAGCGTGTCCAAGACGTTGTTAAACAAATTCAATCTGAACTAAACCAATTAAAAGAGACAGTAACGCACGACAGTGCTGAACAAAAAAAACGGTTAAAAGAATCCGGCGAAATTAAAATCAATCAAGGTTCAAGCGAAAGTATGTGGGAATCAGCCGGAGAACTACGCTTAATCGAACAAGATCTAATGATTCGCAGCAAAACACTTTTGAAAAATCAAAATCGCGTCATGGCTTTAGAAAAGATGGTAGACGATCCTTATTTTGGACGAATCGATTATGAAGATGAATTCGGACAAGAAACGATTTATATTGGGATCAGTTCTGTATTTGATGAATACGACAATTTAGTCGTCGATTGGCGCTCTCCCATTGCTTCACTTTATTATGAAGGCAATGTAGGCGACACGATCTCATTAAAAATTGGGGAAGAAAAATTAGCCTTGTTGATTGAATTGAAACGTCAATTTTTAATTCGCCAAGCAAAAATCATCCAACTATTGGATACCGATAACGTTATGGGCGATCCTTACTTGCTTGAAGCCTTAGAAGACCGTTCCACTTACCAAATGGGCGCTGTTATTTCGACGCTGCAAAAACAACAAAATCAAATCGTACGGGACACTTCTGCAAAAATCACTTTGATCGAAGGGGTTGCAGGATCTGGAAAAACCGTTGTCCTAATGCAAAAAATCGCTTACCTGCTTTATACGTTCAGAGATCAGTTAAAAGCATCTGAAATCATTTTATTCTCACCTAATAAAATTTTCCAAACGTATATCTCTCAAGTTTTACCTGAATTAGGTGAACTGAATGTAACCAGTCATACTTTCCCTGAATTTATGAATCAACGAGTTCCAAAATTTGCTCTTATTTCCAATCAAGATGAAGAGTTGTCTAACGTTACTTTGTTAAAAGGCAGTCTGCAATTTTCAGAGGCGTTGAAAGACTATACTGATCGATTAAAATCGGACTACATGCGTTTTTCTTCTTTATCTTTTCAAGATGAAATCATCATTTCAAAAGAGGAGATCAAAGAGTTGTTTTACAGCATCGAAAGCGAAGGTACGTTAGCCAGTAAATTAGCGTTTCTGCAAACCTTGCTGCTTCAAAAAATCGACTATTTCAAGCAAACGCAACGAACCGCTAATTGGGTCGAAGATGTTCTGCTTTCAATGTCTGACAGTGAGTTACGCCTACATGAAAGTGAATCGAAAAATGAGCAAAAAGCTGAGGAAACCCTGATTGATTCAATCATAGAAACGGCTTATGCACCAGTTATTAAACGAATAAAGAGATTAACGTTTATTCGTTACCAACATCAGTACATTCATTTCTTAAAAGCTGTGCCGAAGTTGCTTTCTCTAGCAGAATTTTCAATTGATGAAGACATGTGGACGGAGCATATTCAACAAGTTGTAACGAACATGGCTCATAAGCAATTGGTATTAGAAGACATTGATGCCTTTTACAGCCTATTCCAATTGATGCATGGACCCATCAGCAGTACAAAATATAAATACATTTGTTTAGATGAAGTACAAGATTTTTCTCCCTTCCAATTGCAAATGCTAAAAGATTTTTACCCGACCGCCTACTTTGTTCTAAGCGGCGATTTAAACCAAAATATTTTGATGAAACGAATTTCATTTAACGATTTAGATACCATTTTTACTGGGAATTCTTTTCAACGTTACCAGTTGCTAACGAGTTACCGTTCGACAAATGAAATCATCCAATTTTCAAATCGTTTTTTAGAAGAAAATGTTGCAACAGAACCTAATTTTCGTAAAGGAAAAAAACCAGAATTGATTTTAACTGGTAAGAACAATCATTATTTGGACTATATAAAAACAAAAGTTGCTGAAAACGAAAAAGCTGGTTTCCGCACAGCCTTTATCGGTAAAAATTATGCAGAAGCAGAGCATTTTTATCAAGAGTTAACAACTGCGGGTATTGAAAGCAATTTAGTACTGAAAGACACTGACAACAGCCATCATTCAGTTATTGTTATTCCTGTCCAATTAGCTAAAGGATTAGAATTTGACAGTGTATTTGCCCTTTTCCACTATTCGGCTCCCACTTCTTCTAATGACTTATCGACTGCTTATACCATTTGCAGCCGAGCTATGCATGAGTTGAATTTCATTGCATCTGACGCCAAAGATTCATTGGTCAGTCGCCTTGAACCAATTGATTATCAATTAGTTGAATTAAATTAA
- a CDS encoding peptide ABC transporter substrate-binding protein, protein MRINKKGVLSVGLTLTAAILAACSGSSNETESTGTESPNGENLAADQSISVGVLNELSTGDTLLVSDIGTNTAMSQYLEGLYRLDENNQPVAALAEETIVSEDGLTYTFKLREDATWSNGEPVTAQDFVYAWRQAVNPEKAAPYAYMFTSIVNAEEIINGERTPEELGVEAVGDYEFTVQLNVPVSYFLGEVAFLPFFPQNQAFVEETGSDYGTSSDTTLYNGPFVLTGWDGTNQAWSYEKNEDYWDAENITLNTIDVQVIKEVSTALNLFESGGLDDAILSGEIAKQYVDHEAYIVEPEARTNFLQFNYTDVPMFSNAKLREAFSLVLNREELANTILGNGSLPAIAFVPHDFVTNPVTENDFADDAGEFLTYDIENAKQLFEEAKEELGVETIEFDLLGDDDETSKLVGQYIQGELQNNLDGLTVNLSNVPKNNRIEKGQSGDFDMILGGWGAILPDAINLLDIMNSETTFNNGPYKNEEVDQLLNDAETVNANDPEARWENMLDAQAVMLNEKGFIPLYHTAEVHLRNPNLKGVEVHSVSYRYDYRNAYVAE, encoded by the coding sequence ATGAGAATCAATAAAAAAGGAGTATTATCTGTAGGTCTTACGTTAACAGCGGCCATACTTGCAGCATGTAGTGGGTCTAGCAATGAGACAGAATCAACCGGTACAGAATCACCTAATGGAGAAAATCTTGCAGCAGACCAAAGTATTTCTGTTGGCGTCCTAAATGAATTGTCCACAGGTGATACATTGCTAGTATCAGATATTGGAACAAATACTGCGATGAGTCAATATTTAGAAGGCCTTTATCGATTAGATGAAAACAATCAGCCTGTTGCAGCTCTCGCAGAAGAAACAATTGTTTCGGAAGATGGATTAACGTACACTTTTAAACTAAGAGAAGACGCCACATGGTCAAATGGAGAACCGGTTACAGCACAAGATTTTGTTTACGCTTGGAGACAAGCTGTGAACCCTGAAAAGGCTGCTCCTTATGCGTATATGTTCACCTCTATTGTAAATGCAGAAGAAATCATCAATGGGGAACGGACACCAGAAGAATTAGGTGTGGAAGCTGTCGGAGATTATGAATTTACCGTGCAATTGAATGTACCGGTATCTTACTTTCTAGGTGAAGTAGCCTTTCTGCCATTTTTCCCTCAAAATCAAGCTTTTGTAGAAGAGACGGGCTCAGATTATGGTACGAGTAGCGATACGACGTTATATAATGGACCGTTTGTTTTAACGGGTTGGGATGGGACGAATCAAGCATGGAGTTATGAGAAAAATGAAGATTATTGGGATGCGGAAAATATCACATTAAATACGATAGACGTTCAAGTCATCAAAGAAGTCTCAACGGCACTTAATCTCTTTGAATCAGGTGGATTAGATGATGCCATTCTTTCAGGCGAAATTGCCAAGCAATATGTCGACCATGAAGCTTACATAGTTGAGCCAGAAGCACGTACCAATTTTCTGCAATTTAATTACACCGATGTACCTATGTTTTCTAATGCCAAATTGAGAGAAGCTTTCTCTCTGGTATTAAATCGTGAAGAATTAGCGAATACGATCTTAGGTAATGGTTCTCTCCCAGCAATAGCTTTTGTTCCGCATGATTTTGTAACGAATCCGGTTACTGAAAATGATTTTGCAGATGATGCAGGTGAGTTTTTAACATACGATATAGAAAATGCCAAACAGCTCTTTGAGGAAGCAAAAGAAGAGTTGGGAGTAGAGACTATCGAGTTCGATTTGCTTGGGGATGACGATGAAACGAGTAAGTTGGTCGGACAATATATTCAAGGTGAATTGCAAAATAATTTAGATGGTCTAACCGTTAATTTGAGCAATGTACCTAAAAATAATCGAATCGAAAAAGGGCAATCAGGTGATTTTGATATGATTTTAGGCGGATGGGGAGCCATTTTACCAGATGCTATCAATTTATTGGACATCATGAATAGTGAAACCACGTTCAATAACGGTCCTTATAAAAATGAAGAAGTGGATCAACTATTGAATGATGCCGAAACGGTGAATGCAAATGATCCAGAAGCTCGTTGGGAAAATATGCTAGATGCTCAAGCCGTTATGTTGAATGAAAAAGGGTTCATTCCTTTATACCATACTGCAGAAGTGCATTTGCGCAATCCAAATCTTAAAGGCGTAGAAGTTCATTCTGTCAGTTATCGTTACGATTACCGCAATGCTTATGTAGCAGAATAG
- the pepT gene encoding peptidase T, which produces MDEHLLERFVTYAKVNTRSDMSSQTVPTTDTQVEFALMLAEELKEIGLAEVEYNEANGFVTATLPSNLTHEVPIIGFIAHIDTADFNAENIQPQIHPNYTGNDIVLNEELGIVMTNVEFPQLANYIGQTVITTDGTTLLGADDKAGMASIVTAMEEFIQHPELPHGKIRIAFGPDEEIGRGALLFDVDHFQAEFAYTLDSGRVGKFEYETFNAAQAELTIKGTSVHPGMAKNSMVNALLVAAQFATALPQAEVPEKTEEYEGFYMLSSQVGTIDEVKATYIIRDHDKAVFEERKNHFKALVNQVNQTFDQPRITLKLYDQYYNMRDIIEKDFSIVELALNAYRALGIEPDVKPFRGGTDGSIISHKGLPTPNIFTGAENLHGKYEFVSLEGMKQAAKIVIEIARMTAEK; this is translated from the coding sequence ATGGATGAACACTTACTTGAACGATTTGTAACATATGCCAAAGTCAATACACGCTCCGACATGAGCAGTCAGACTGTTCCAACAACAGATACACAAGTTGAATTTGCTTTAATGTTAGCTGAAGAGTTAAAAGAAATAGGGTTGGCAGAAGTCGAATACAATGAAGCTAATGGATTCGTGACAGCCACCTTACCAAGCAATCTGACTCACGAAGTTCCTATCATTGGCTTCATCGCTCATATCGATACAGCCGATTTCAATGCAGAAAATATCCAACCTCAGATCCATCCAAATTATACTGGCAACGATATCGTGCTGAACGAAGAATTGGGTATTGTAATGACCAACGTTGAATTTCCACAACTGGCTAATTACATTGGGCAAACGGTAATCACAACAGATGGGACAACCTTGTTGGGAGCAGATGATAAAGCTGGAATGGCCTCAATTGTGACAGCAATGGAAGAATTTATCCAGCATCCAGAACTTCCACATGGGAAAATACGCATCGCTTTTGGGCCAGATGAGGAAATTGGTAGAGGAGCCTTATTATTTGATGTCGATCATTTCCAAGCTGAATTTGCCTACACCTTGGATAGCGGAAGAGTTGGCAAATTCGAATACGAAACCTTTAACGCCGCTCAAGCCGAATTAACGATCAAAGGAACTAGCGTGCATCCTGGAATGGCTAAAAATAGTATGGTCAATGCTTTATTAGTCGCAGCTCAATTCGCAACAGCATTGCCTCAAGCAGAAGTTCCTGAAAAAACAGAAGAATATGAAGGCTTCTACATGTTGTCCAGCCAAGTTGGAACAATTGATGAAGTAAAGGCAACCTATATTATCCGAGACCATGATAAAGCTGTGTTTGAAGAACGTAAAAATCATTTTAAAGCATTGGTCAATCAAGTTAATCAGACTTTTGATCAACCACGGATTACCTTGAAATTGTACGATCAATATTATAATATGCGCGACATTATTGAAAAAGACTTTTCAATTGTAGAGTTAGCGTTAAATGCGTACCGGGCACTAGGTATTGAACCTGATGTGAAACCCTTTAGAGGTGGAACGGACGGCAGTATTATTTCGCATAAAGGACTGCCTACCCCAAATATTTTTACCGGTGCTGAGAATTTACACGGCAAGTACGAATTTGTTTCATTAGAAGGTATGAAACAGGCGGCTAAAATCGTGATTGAGATCGCTCGAATGACTGCAGAAAAATAA
- the pepF gene encoding oligoendopeptidase F produces the protein MTQEELKNRSEVSEALTWDLTGLYPKKEAFETAVTDMKAAVKRFSATYEGNLTDAQTICTALKQYSELMQTADWTNHYAFLPAATDLTNPENTQLSRSMDNVLAEISAQLSFFDSELKAADTTVLDQVEQAEPQFASFIRHIKEDKSIQLDPKVEKALAQLSPVLGAPEAIYEQARLADMDFGTFNAAGKEYPLSFVLYEDLYMYHADTVIRRAAFDKFSAVLSDYQNVVAAAYYTQVQKEKTIATMRGFDSVIDYLLYDQEVDRTLYNRQIDRIMNDLAPVMQKYITHVKEVNGLDKMTYADLKIDLDADYSSKITVEQSQEVVADALSVLGQGYVDRVMKAYPERWVDFVQNKGKSTGGFCTSPYGKHPYILMSWNNQLSDVYTLIHEIGHAGQGMLSGENNALLGSEPSLYLIEAPSTFNELLLTESLRRKSDDPREQRFALSNMISNTYFHNFITHLLEAAYQREVYQLIDEGKSFDAATLSDIKRSVLTKFWGEAVEINPGAELTWMRQSHYYMGLYSYTYSAGLTIATQAFLRIKELGQPAVEEWLEFLALGDQYRPAPAAKVAGVDITTDKPLSDTIHYLEESVDTIIALTKEITI, from the coding sequence ATGACACAAGAAGAATTGAAGAATAGATCTGAGGTCTCTGAAGCATTAACCTGGGATCTTACCGGGTTATATCCAAAGAAAGAAGCTTTTGAAACTGCGGTAACCGATATGAAAGCAGCGGTTAAACGATTCAGTGCAACTTATGAAGGAAACTTAACTGATGCCCAAACGATTTGTACGGCTTTAAAGCAATACAGTGAACTTATGCAAACAGCAGACTGGACGAATCATTATGCCTTTTTGCCAGCCGCCACTGATTTGACCAATCCTGAAAATACCCAATTGTCTCGTTCTATGGACAACGTATTAGCAGAAATTAGTGCTCAATTATCCTTTTTTGATTCTGAATTGAAAGCAGCGGATACCACTGTTTTAGATCAAGTTGAACAAGCAGAACCTCAATTTGCATCGTTTATTCGTCACATAAAAGAGGATAAGTCGATTCAATTGGACCCAAAAGTTGAAAAAGCATTGGCTCAACTTTCTCCGGTCCTTGGTGCGCCTGAAGCGATTTATGAACAAGCACGCTTGGCAGATATGGATTTTGGAACATTCAATGCAGCTGGAAAAGAATACCCATTGAGTTTTGTTCTATATGAAGACTTGTATATGTACCATGCAGATACAGTGATTCGACGTGCAGCATTTGACAAATTTTCAGCAGTCCTTAGCGATTACCAAAATGTTGTAGCAGCAGCTTATTATACACAAGTCCAAAAAGAGAAAACCATTGCAACGATGCGTGGTTTCGATTCAGTCATCGACTATCTTTTGTATGATCAAGAAGTTGACCGCACATTATACAATCGTCAAATTGATCGCATCATGAATGATCTAGCTCCCGTTATGCAAAAATACATCACCCATGTAAAGGAAGTTAATGGTCTGGACAAAATGACCTACGCTGATTTGAAAATCGACTTAGATGCTGATTATTCATCAAAAATCACGGTCGAACAGTCACAAGAAGTAGTGGCAGATGCATTGAGTGTTTTAGGACAAGGTTATGTAGACCGTGTCATGAAAGCTTATCCAGAACGCTGGGTAGATTTTGTCCAAAATAAAGGAAAATCAACCGGTGGATTCTGTACGTCTCCATATGGCAAACACCCTTACATCCTAATGTCTTGGAACAATCAATTATCCGATGTGTACACATTGATCCATGAAATAGGACATGCTGGGCAAGGTATGCTTTCTGGCGAAAACAATGCTCTTTTAGGATCAGAACCGTCGCTCTACTTGATTGAAGCTCCGTCAACTTTCAATGAATTATTATTGACCGAATCTCTAAGACGCAAGAGTGATGATCCTCGTGAACAACGGTTTGCTTTATCCAATATGATTTCCAACACTTACTTCCATAACTTTATTACGCATTTATTGGAAGCAGCTTATCAACGCGAAGTGTATCAACTAATCGATGAAGGCAAAAGTTTTGACGCTGCTACATTAAGTGATATCAAACGGTCTGTGTTGACTAAATTCTGGGGAGAGGCTGTTGAAATTAATCCAGGAGCGGAATTAACTTGGATGCGTCAAAGCCATTATTATATGGGGCTGTATTCTTACACCTACTCTGCGGGATTGACGATTGCAACTCAAGCCTTCTTGCGCATCAAAGAATTAGGTCAGCCAGCAGTAGAAGAATGGTTGGAATTCTTAGCTTTAGGAGATCAATACCGTCCAGCTCCAGCTGCTAAAGTTGCAGGTGTCGACATCACGACGGATAAACCCTTATCCGATACGATTCATTATTTAGAGGAGTCCGTTGATACGATTATTGCCTTGACTAAGGAAATTACGATTTAA
- a CDS encoding permease prefix domain 1-containing protein, translating into MDTIKKYVESVFVNLPRTTEMLQLKQDMLTTMEDKYHQLKNEGKSENEAIGTVLSEFGNIDEIIEEYNLETESEHVDKHSVLLSENQVDEFMQHRTKFGLAIATGVFLCILAPAMLILFREIAMLVSPSSAAMDRINLLAIIPLFLFVAIAVGIFIVFGLKEEQYAFDKKVIVLDPVTRENLNREMNDFKPSFAKAIASGVILCILAPISLLLAVVFLGDDNAWSVIFLLGFVAVGVFLFVFYGILYSTYEKLLSLGEYKPEKVIASKLTDTIAGVVFPVATAVYLFLGFVYNAWGTAWIIFPITGILFAAFSSLYQGFIETKRRK; encoded by the coding sequence ATGGATACAATAAAAAAATATGTTGAATCGGTTTTTGTTAATTTGCCTCGGACTACTGAAATGTTACAGCTTAAACAGGACATGCTCACCACCATGGAAGATAAGTACCATCAGTTAAAAAATGAAGGCAAAAGTGAAAATGAAGCGATTGGAACAGTTCTATCTGAATTTGGCAATATCGATGAGATCATTGAAGAGTACAACTTAGAAACTGAATCCGAACACGTTGATAAACATTCCGTTTTGTTATCAGAAAACCAAGTTGACGAGTTTATGCAGCACCGGACAAAATTCGGGTTGGCCATCGCAACTGGTGTTTTCCTTTGTATCTTAGCTCCTGCAATGCTAATTTTATTTCGCGAAATTGCTATGCTAGTTTCTCCTTCTTCAGCAGCCATGGACAGGATCAACTTATTGGCCATCATTCCGCTTTTTCTTTTCGTTGCTATCGCGGTTGGTATCTTCATTGTTTTTGGGCTAAAAGAAGAACAATACGCTTTTGATAAAAAGGTGATTGTACTTGATCCTGTTACGCGTGAGAATTTAAATCGAGAAATGAACGATTTTAAACCTAGTTTTGCAAAAGCCATCGCTTCTGGTGTAATTCTTTGCATTTTAGCCCCGATTTCATTACTACTAGCTGTTGTTTTTTTAGGCGATGATAATGCTTGGTCTGTCATTTTTCTATTGGGATTTGTAGCTGTTGGTGTTTTCTTATTCGTTTTTTATGGCATTCTATACTCAACCTACGAAAAACTGCTTTCACTTGGTGAGTATAAGCCTGAAAAAGTTATTGCCAGTAAACTAACAGATACAATTGCAGGAGTCGTCTTTCCGGTAGCCACGGCTGTTTATTTATTCTTAGGTTTTGTTTACAATGCTTGGGGTACGGCTTGGATTATTTTCCCAATAACCGGCATTCTTTTTGCAGCTTTCTCTTCACTCTACCAAGGTTTTATTGAGACTAAACGAAGAAAGTAA
- a CDS encoding PadR family transcriptional regulator, translating into MISSDVMRGFNSLILLSILMKEDSYGYQISNTIKKMTNGEYVMKETTLYSAFNRLEKGNLIQSYSSTETNGKPRTYYKITPLGRKTYQDKISEWLDTKNVMTKFVEEE; encoded by the coding sequence TTGATATCAAGTGATGTCATGCGAGGGTTCAATAGCTTGATTCTATTGTCTATTTTAATGAAAGAAGACTCTTATGGCTATCAAATTTCAAACACAATCAAAAAAATGACTAATGGAGAATACGTGATGAAGGAAACCACTCTTTATTCTGCATTCAATCGATTAGAAAAAGGGAATCTTATTCAATCCTATTCTAGTACAGAAACCAATGGAAAGCCTCGCACTTATTATAAAATTACACCTTTAGGCAGAAAAACCTATCAGGATAAAATAAGCGAATGGTTGGATACAAAAAATGTGATGACTAAATTTGTTGAGGAGGAGTAG
- a CDS encoding Hsp20/alpha crystallin family protein, which translates to MSDLFPAGRDFMNFGKNFFEDPFDHLLPSTANFKVDIREEVDSYILEAELPGMAKDAIQLKYEDNVLSIGATQETSKDEKDDEGNYIRRERSTKSYSRQFLLKNVKEEDIVANFENGILKVTLPKKATDETTPKQIEIH; encoded by the coding sequence ATGAGTGATTTATTTCCAGCAGGACGTGATTTCATGAATTTTGGCAAGAATTTTTTCGAGGATCCTTTTGACCACTTATTACCAAGCACAGCTAATTTCAAAGTAGATATTCGGGAAGAAGTAGACTCTTACATTTTAGAGGCTGAGTTACCGGGTATGGCTAAAGACGCTATTCAATTGAAATATGAAGACAATGTTTTATCGATTGGGGCAACTCAAGAGACAAGTAAGGATGAGAAAGATGATGAAGGCAATTACATTCGCAGAGAGCGGTCAACTAAATCATATAGCCGCCAATTCCTATTAAAGAATGTCAAAGAAGAAGATATTGTGGCAAATTTTGAAAATGGCATCTTGAAGGTAACACTCCCTAAAAAAGCTACAGACGAAACGACTCCTAAACAAATTGAAATTCACTAA
- a CDS encoding bis(5'-nucleosyl)-tetraphosphatase, translating to MKQEKSCGAVIITKEIADPKVLLIKHHNGDHWAFPKGHTEGTETEEETALREIMEETQLNVELDTQFRHVVRYSPYEGTVKDVIYFIAYASEQAIHRQEEEVLDSTWLNFEEALALITYENDRTVLQAAIDYLAKN from the coding sequence ATGAAGCAAGAAAAATCATGCGGCGCTGTCATTATCACAAAAGAAATAGCTGATCCAAAAGTTCTATTGATCAAACACCACAATGGAGACCACTGGGCTTTCCCAAAAGGTCATACAGAAGGTACTGAAACGGAAGAAGAAACTGCACTACGAGAAATTATGGAAGAAACACAGCTAAACGTTGAACTGGACACTCAGTTTAGACACGTTGTCCGCTATTCTCCATATGAGGGTACAGTGAAAGACGTGATTTATTTTATTGCATATGCTTCTGAACAAGCTATTCATAGACAAGAGGAAGAAGTTCTAGATAGCACATGGTTAAATTTTGAAGAGGCTTTGGCTCTCATTACTTATGAAAACGATCGGACCGTCCTACAAGCAGCCATAGATTACCTAGCTAAAAATTAA
- a CDS encoding NADH-dependent flavin oxidoreductase — translation MKPKYNPLFEPFTFASGVKIDNRLIMAPMTTNSSFENGMVTTDEKNYYKRRVAGLGAVVTSCAQVMENGRFAGSLSAASDNRIDSLSKLAATIQEEGPKAILQIFHVGRLGSKRTLRGEQPVSASAIPLDSEGAEVPRSLSDTEVLELVDAFGQATRRAIQAGFDGIELHGANNYMLQQFFSPHSNRRDDHWGGSLEKRMNFPLAVVQAAKKAIQTYAEKPFIFGYRISPEEIKEPGITIEDTLQLVAKLKEQGLDYIHVSTNAWTQGSVRKSNEATPVVQRIQELVGKDFPIIAVGSIITPDDALKTMELGIPIVALGRELVVEPDWVQKVKIGNETAIRKKIKPEYRKDLMLPDAMWEYIESRPGWFPIVD, via the coding sequence ATGAAACCTAAATACAATCCATTATTTGAACCTTTTACATTTGCATCGGGAGTCAAAATTGATAACCGTTTAATTATGGCACCAATGACAACAAATTCTTCTTTTGAAAATGGCATGGTTACAACGGATGAAAAAAATTATTATAAGAGACGCGTTGCAGGTCTAGGAGCAGTTGTAACGTCATGTGCTCAAGTGATGGAAAATGGGCGCTTTGCAGGTTCATTAAGTGCAGCGTCAGATAACCGAATCGACAGTCTGTCAAAACTAGCAGCAACGATTCAAGAAGAAGGTCCAAAAGCTATCTTGCAAATTTTCCATGTGGGACGACTTGGATCAAAAAGAACTCTAAGAGGCGAACAACCGGTTAGTGCAAGTGCAATACCTCTTGATAGTGAAGGAGCAGAAGTACCAAGATCTTTATCAGACACGGAAGTACTTGAACTAGTTGATGCATTTGGACAAGCGACTAGAAGAGCGATCCAAGCTGGATTTGATGGCATAGAATTGCATGGAGCTAACAATTATATGCTCCAACAATTTTTCTCACCACACTCGAATCGTCGTGATGATCACTGGGGCGGCTCACTTGAAAAACGCATGAATTTTCCTTTGGCAGTCGTTCAAGCTGCAAAAAAAGCCATTCAAACTTATGCTGAAAAACCTTTCATTTTTGGGTACCGTATTTCGCCAGAAGAAATAAAAGAACCTGGAATTACTATAGAAGATACGTTGCAGCTGGTGGCTAAGTTGAAAGAACAAGGATTGGATTACATTCATGTTTCAACAAATGCATGGACTCAAGGGTCGGTTCGCAAATCAAATGAAGCAACACCTGTTGTTCAACGCATCCAAGAACTTGTTGGGAAGGATTTTCCAATCATTGCAGTAGGATCGATCATCACACCGGATGATGCTTTGAAGACTATGGAGTTGGGTATACCGATTGTTGCGCTTGGGCGAGAATTAGTCGTTGAGCCTGATTGGGTCCAAAAAGTAAAAATAGGAAACGAAACAGCTATTCGTAAAAAAATCAAACCAGAGTATCGTAAAGATCTCATGTTGCCAGATGCCATGTGGGAGTATATCGAAAGCAGACCAGGTTGGTTTCCAATCGTTGATTAA